One stretch of Dehalococcoidales bacterium DNA includes these proteins:
- a CDS encoding formate/nitrite transporter family protein produces MAFKSPRDIAEAACTAGCAKIQSPKSKLIVLAFLAGAFIAFGSQLAVTTAAGSPWPATIPGIQKLIFASVFPVGLMLVVIAGSELFTGNCMVPFISCLEGKARWIGLFRNWFLVYIGNFIGALFVAFFLAHLTGLLANDPWNTYIGNIAVAKTSLSWGAAFWRAVGCNWLVCLAVWMAISADDIGGKILAIWFPIMAFVALGFEHSVANMFFLPAAIFTTGKITWAAMIVNNLIPVTLGNILGGSFFVGTIYWWLYQRKKDSGAQCSTVTK; encoded by the coding sequence ATGGCGTTCAAGTCACCACGTGATATTGCAGAGGCGGCGTGTACAGCAGGTTGTGCAAAGATACAATCACCCAAAAGCAAACTGATTGTCTTAGCTTTCCTTGCTGGCGCATTCATTGCTTTTGGCAGCCAACTGGCTGTCACCACTGCCGCCGGTAGCCCCTGGCCGGCAACAATCCCGGGCATACAGAAACTGATCTTCGCCAGCGTCTTTCCTGTCGGACTAATGCTGGTGGTTATTGCGGGATCAGAACTTTTTACGGGCAACTGCATGGTTCCTTTCATATCTTGCCTCGAGGGGAAAGCTAGGTGGATCGGGTTGTTCCGGAACTGGTTTCTTGTCTATATCGGTAATTTTATAGGCGCCCTGTTTGTCGCCTTTTTCTTAGCTCATCTGACCGGTCTCCTCGCTAACGACCCCTGGAATACCTACATTGGTAATATTGCAGTAGCCAAGACTTCTCTTAGCTGGGGAGCGGCATTCTGGCGTGCTGTGGGCTGTAACTGGCTGGTGTGCCTGGCCGTATGGATGGCTATAAGTGCCGATGATATTGGGGGGAAGATTCTGGCTATCTGGTTCCCTATCATGGCTTTTGTCGCTCTGGGTTTTGAACACAGTGTAGCGAACATGTTCTTCCTCCCGGCAGCCATTTTCACCACGGGTAAAATAACCTGGGCTGCGATGATTGTCAATAACCTTATCCCGGTCACCCTGGGTAATATATTAGGCGGTTCCTTCTTCGTTGGAACAATATACTGGTGGCTATACCAGAGAAAGAAGGACTCCGGGGCTCAGTGCAGTACGGTGACGAAATAG
- a CDS encoding NAD(P)H-dependent oxidoreductase subunit E, with product MMKESETQAKIVGENGFGEEDFQKVAQIVVANKGKAGDIIRILQQAQGLFGYLPVPIIEKISQLTKISKSEIYGIISFYSFFTMVPKGKYVIQVCMGTSCYVRGGEKILNHLKKEWKLEPGSITSDGRFSLQEVRCLGCCGLSPVIAINEHVHRRVKPNQMKEILNSYR from the coding sequence ATGATGAAAGAAAGTGAAACACAAGCCAAGATAGTGGGAGAAAACGGTTTTGGGGAAGAAGATTTCCAAAAAGTCGCCCAGATAGTCGTGGCTAACAAAGGTAAAGCCGGCGACATCATCAGAATTTTGCAGCAGGCGCAAGGGCTATTCGGCTATCTTCCTGTACCGATTATCGAAAAAATCTCGCAGCTAACAAAGATCTCCAAAAGTGAGATCTACGGTATCATTAGTTTCTATTCATTCTTCACCATGGTTCCTAAAGGTAAATATGTTATCCAGGTTTGTATGGGCACCAGTTGCTACGTAAGGGGTGGTGAGAAGATTCTCAACCATTTAAAGAAAGAGTGGAAGCTGGAACCTGGTAGTATCACCAGTGATGGGAGATTTTCCCTTCAAGAGGTTCGCTGTCTGGGATGCTGCGGACTATCTCCTGTTATTGCTATCAATGAACATGTCCATCGTAGAGTTAAACCCAACCAGATGAAAGAAATCCTGAATTCTTATCGGTAG
- a CDS encoding FAD-dependent oxidoreductase — translation MKQLKSVKELNSLYEQAKANIAKLDSKIQVKVHLGTCGISSGADKVLSAFNEEVNRRKLTDVVVLKAGCIGLCGREPTVTVITPQKGKTIYYNVDEEKVKEIIKEHLVKGTPINKWALSLDDPLLKLQEIRIMHNQDIDPTSIEDYIARGGYLALGKAISSMKPEEVIEEVNKAGLRGRGGAGFPTATKWGFVRSAVAPEKHVVCNGDEGDPGAYMNRAVLEGNPHSIIEGMTLGAYAIGNVKQGYAYVRAEYPLAIETLNHAIQQAHEYGLLGKNILGTSFEFDLDIFPGAGAFVCGEETALLGSIEGKRGNPRQRPPFPANVGGGLFGKPTTINNVETWSNVPQIILRGSEWFASVGSTTSKGTKTLCLVGKVNNPGLVEIPLGTPLGKIINDIGGGIPDSKKFKAAQLGGPSGGVIPVEHLNTPVDYESIPALGAIMGSGGVVIMDEDSCMVDIAKYFLQFTKGESCGKCTPCRAGIPEMLDILNKISTGKATLADLDALMELAEMISSASLCGLGQTSPNPVLTTLRYFRDEYEAHIIDKKCPASVCSGLFRSPCQHTCPVELDIPGYVSLIKEGRFTDSYSLIKQRNPLPVVCGRVCHHPCEFKCNRAQVDEPIAIRDLKRFAADYAYSHGFKYTPKMKEKKAERVAIIGAGPAGLSAAWDLALEGYQVTIFEALPVAGGMLAVAIPEYRLPNDMLKREIQDIEDLGVDIKLNTPVNDIDTLFADGYKAVFIATGAHQGTKAGIPGEELPGVYDAIEFLREINLGRPLKVGQKVAVIGGGNSAIDSARVSLRKGAKEVHIFYRREERDMPAIVEEIEAAKEEGVALHLLTAPTKILGKNGKVAGLECIRMELGEFDRSGRKTPNPIQGSEYVVDVDMVIEAIGQKPDTSFIKNDTIKTGKGGIVTTNKRTLATSREGVFAGGDVATGPQTVIEAIAAGQRAACSIRRYLNGEELTPLVERNGYKPIAYSSEPPSEEELKEKARIRASEIAMSQKTSSFKEVTLTYCPEEAMEEASRCLRCDMEVGE, via the coding sequence ATGAAACAATTGAAATCAGTAAAGGAACTAAACAGCCTGTACGAACAGGCCAAAGCAAACATAGCAAAGCTAGACAGTAAAATCCAGGTCAAGGTTCACCTCGGAACATGTGGCATTTCTTCCGGTGCAGACAAGGTACTCTCGGCATTCAACGAAGAAGTGAACCGGCGTAAGTTGACCGATGTTGTAGTATTAAAGGCAGGCTGTATCGGGCTTTGCGGACGTGAACCTACTGTAACCGTAATTACTCCCCAGAAAGGAAAAACTATCTATTACAATGTCGATGAAGAAAAGGTAAAGGAAATCATCAAAGAGCATCTGGTAAAGGGTACCCCTATTAATAAGTGGGCCTTATCCCTCGATGATCCGCTACTTAAACTCCAAGAAATCCGTATCATGCATAATCAGGACATAGACCCTACTAGTATTGAAGATTATATTGCCCGTGGTGGTTACCTTGCTCTTGGCAAAGCTATAAGTAGCATGAAGCCAGAGGAGGTTATCGAGGAGGTTAATAAAGCCGGACTCCGCGGCCGTGGTGGTGCTGGTTTTCCTACAGCAACTAAGTGGGGTTTTGTGCGTAGTGCTGTTGCTCCGGAGAAGCACGTTGTTTGTAACGGCGATGAAGGTGATCCCGGTGCTTATATGAACCGTGCTGTTCTTGAGGGTAACCCGCACTCCATTATTGAAGGTATGACCCTCGGTGCTTATGCAATAGGTAACGTTAAACAGGGCTACGCTTATGTCCGCGCTGAATATCCGCTAGCCATCGAAACTTTGAATCATGCTATTCAACAAGCCCACGAATATGGTCTTCTCGGTAAGAATATCTTGGGAACCAGTTTTGAATTTGATCTTGATATTTTCCCTGGGGCTGGAGCCTTTGTCTGTGGTGAAGAAACTGCACTATTAGGATCTATTGAAGGCAAGAGGGGTAATCCCCGTCAGCGCCCTCCCTTCCCTGCCAACGTCGGCGGTGGTCTTTTCGGCAAACCAACAACTATTAATAATGTGGAAACTTGGTCTAATGTTCCGCAGATTATATTAAGGGGATCCGAATGGTTTGCTAGTGTAGGCAGCACTACAAGTAAAGGTACCAAGACGCTATGTCTTGTTGGTAAAGTAAATAACCCGGGGCTCGTTGAGATACCACTTGGAACTCCGCTAGGAAAAATTATTAATGATATCGGCGGGGGTATACCTGACAGTAAAAAATTTAAAGCTGCCCAGTTAGGAGGCCCCTCCGGTGGCGTTATTCCAGTCGAACATCTGAATACCCCCGTTGATTACGAGTCAATTCCTGCTCTTGGTGCTATCATGGGTTCCGGTGGCGTTGTTATCATGGATGAAGATAGCTGTATGGTAGACATCGCCAAGTATTTCCTCCAGTTTACAAAAGGTGAGTCTTGCGGCAAATGTACTCCATGTCGTGCCGGTATTCCCGAGATGCTGGATATTCTCAACAAGATCAGCACCGGTAAGGCTACATTAGCCGACCTGGATGCTCTTATGGAATTGGCAGAAATGATTTCTTCTGCTTCACTCTGCGGATTAGGACAGACCAGCCCCAACCCGGTTCTGACTACACTACGTTACTTCCGTGATGAGTATGAGGCGCATATTATTGATAAAAAATGCCCGGCCTCCGTCTGCTCAGGACTATTTCGCTCTCCATGCCAGCATACCTGCCCTGTAGAGCTGGATATCCCCGGCTACGTCAGTTTGATCAAGGAAGGCAGGTTCACCGATTCCTACAGTCTAATCAAACAGCGTAATCCACTGCCGGTAGTATGCGGACGGGTGTGTCATCATCCCTGCGAATTCAAGTGCAACCGCGCTCAGGTTGACGAACCGATAGCTATCAGGGATCTGAAGAGATTTGCTGCCGACTACGCTTACAGTCATGGGTTCAAATACACCCCCAAGATGAAGGAGAAAAAGGCGGAAAGAGTGGCTATTATCGGGGCCGGTCCGGCCGGGCTATCCGCAGCCTGGGACCTTGCCCTGGAGGGCTACCAAGTTACCATATTTGAAGCTCTCCCCGTAGCGGGAGGGATGCTGGCGGTAGCTATTCCGGAATATCGCCTGCCCAATGACATGCTTAAAAGGGAAATTCAGGACATTGAAGACCTCGGCGTGGATATCAAGCTGAACACCCCGGTCAATGACATTGACACACTGTTTGCCGATGGTTATAAGGCGGTATTCATCGCCACCGGCGCTCATCAAGGTACCAAAGCGGGTATTCCCGGTGAAGAACTGCCCGGGGTATACGATGCAATTGAGTTCTTGAGAGAGATTAATCTGGGCAGACCGCTAAAGGTTGGTCAGAAGGTAGCCGTTATCGGCGGCGGTAACTCGGCAATCGACTCTGCCCGGGTCTCTTTGAGAAAAGGGGCCAAAGAGGTACACATATTTTACCGGCGTGAAGAACGGGATATGCCGGCGATAGTTGAAGAGATAGAAGCGGCCAAGGAGGAGGGCGTGGCGCTCCATTTACTGACTGCGCCAACCAAGATCCTGGGTAAAAATGGAAAAGTAGCCGGACTTGAGTGTATCCGCATGGAGCTGGGAGAGTTTGATCGCAGCGGGAGGAAGACCCCCAACCCTATTCAAGGCTCCGAATATGTGGTGGATGTGGATATGGTCATCGAAGCTATCGGCCAAAAACCGGATACCTCTTTCATCAAGAACGATACTATCAAAACAGGAAAAGGCGGAATAGTAACCACTAATAAACGGACCCTGGCTACCAGTAGAGAAGGGGTTTTTGCCGGCGGAGATGTCGCCACCGGTCCCCAAACGGTCATCGAAGCTATTGCTGCTGGACAGAGAGCAGCCTGTTCAATAAGAAGGTACCTCAATGGAGAGGAGCTAACACCTCTGGTAGAGCGTAACGGATATAAACCGATTGCATACTCTTCCGAACCACCCAGTGAAGAGGAGCTTAAGGAAAAGGCCAGAATCAGAGCTTCTGAAATCGCCATGAGCCAAAAGACTTCTTCATTTAAGGAAGTGACCTTAACTTATTGCCCGGAAGAGGCAATGGAAGAAGCATCAAGGTGTCTTAGATGCGACATGGAGGTTGGAGAATAA
- the fdhF gene encoding formate dehydrogenase subunit alpha, protein MKEIALTINDRELKGRPGNTVLEVCKENGIYVPTLCHLDGLSDVGACRMCVVEIQKERKPVPACTYPIRDGLVVKTNTERLEKYRRQILELLLSEHEHNCLFCEKNGSCELQDLIYQYCIDRPIPLINKEIDPIDDSSPVILRDPNKCILCGRCVRACDEITSNQVLGFGNRGSKTFVTAEIKQLLGDTCCLACGACVQACPTGAITEKLSRFQGRNWDISKIETTCPYCGVGCQIELGINNNKIVKVRGVESGPDNMGHLCVKGRFGLDFVQHPDRLTTPLIKCNGEFREASWDEALDLVATKISDLKRKYGSDALAGLSSAKCSNEENYLFQKFVRACFGTNNVDHCARLCHASTVVGLAAAFGSGAMTNSIRDFGESKVILVIGSNTTENHPVIGDHIKRLVRTKKTKLIVADPRAIELTKYADIWLRQKGGTDVALLNGLMNVIINENLYDHEFVESRTENFEDFKKVVSEYTPERVENITGIPKDQLVAAARMYAEAESSSIVYSMGITQHTTGVDNVLSTANLAMLTGNIGRPGTGVNPLRGQCNVQGACDMGALPNVYQGYQSVANENIRATMENAWQAKLPEKPGLTVLEMMNQAEKGTLKAMYIMGENPMLSDPNLNHVKEALENLDFLVVQDIFLTETAKMADVVLPGVSFAEKDGTFTNTGRRIQRLRKAIPEVGQSRQDWEIIEEIGSRLGYSMSYQSPSDIMEEIASVTPSYGGVHYDRLDGQGLQWPCPTREHPGTPNLHKDKFTRGLGHFTPVEYRPPAELPDECYPFLLNTGRIRPQFHTGSMSRRSKGLAEIAPEGLLEMNPADGEKLNIADMDWVKVSSRRGHMETRVNITERVPEGTVFMAFHFGESAANFLTNDAVDPVAKIPEFKVAAVKIERLEKQLQTVKGS, encoded by the coding sequence ATGAAAGAAATAGCTTTAACAATAAACGATCGTGAGTTAAAAGGACGCCCCGGGAACACGGTTCTCGAGGTGTGTAAGGAGAATGGTATTTATGTGCCAACACTCTGTCACCTTGACGGACTGAGTGATGTCGGTGCCTGTCGTATGTGCGTTGTTGAAATCCAGAAAGAGCGCAAGCCAGTCCCTGCTTGTACTTATCCTATAAGAGACGGACTGGTAGTCAAAACTAATACGGAACGACTGGAAAAGTACCGCCGTCAGATACTGGAGCTTCTCTTATCCGAGCATGAGCATAATTGTCTCTTTTGTGAAAAAAATGGTAGTTGCGAACTACAGGATTTGATATATCAATATTGTATTGATCGCCCGATACCTCTAATTAACAAAGAGATCGATCCAATTGATGACTCAAGTCCGGTAATATTGAGAGACCCGAATAAGTGCATTCTGTGTGGGCGGTGCGTCCGTGCCTGTGATGAGATTACCAGCAACCAGGTACTGGGTTTTGGTAATCGAGGTAGTAAGACCTTTGTTACCGCAGAGATAAAACAACTATTAGGCGATACTTGCTGCCTTGCCTGTGGTGCTTGTGTTCAAGCCTGTCCCACAGGAGCAATCACCGAAAAGCTGTCCCGCTTTCAGGGTAGAAACTGGGATATTAGTAAGATCGAGACCACATGTCCCTATTGCGGAGTCGGTTGCCAGATTGAACTCGGTATTAATAATAACAAAATAGTAAAGGTCCGTGGTGTTGAAAGCGGTCCTGATAATATGGGACATCTTTGTGTCAAAGGTCGTTTTGGCCTTGATTTTGTCCAGCATCCTGACCGTCTTACCACTCCTTTAATCAAGTGCAACGGGGAATTTCGAGAAGCTAGCTGGGATGAGGCATTAGATCTAGTTGCAACAAAAATTAGTGATTTGAAAAGAAAATACGGTAGCGATGCTTTGGCTGGGTTATCCTCAGCTAAATGCTCCAACGAAGAAAATTATCTGTTTCAAAAATTTGTTCGAGCCTGTTTCGGGACCAATAATGTTGACCATTGTGCACGCCTCTGTCATGCATCTACCGTGGTTGGTCTAGCCGCGGCATTTGGTAGCGGTGCAATGACTAATTCGATTCGGGATTTTGGGGAATCAAAGGTCATCTTAGTAATCGGTTCCAATACTACCGAAAACCACCCTGTAATCGGTGACCATATAAAGCGTCTTGTAAGAACCAAGAAGACAAAGTTGATTGTAGCCGACCCGAGGGCAATCGAGTTAACGAAATACGCTGATATATGGCTAAGGCAAAAAGGAGGAACGGATGTAGCCCTCCTTAATGGTCTGATGAATGTAATAATCAACGAAAATCTCTATGACCATGAATTCGTGGAAAGCCGAACTGAGAATTTCGAGGATTTCAAGAAAGTCGTCTCGGAATACACCCCTGAGCGGGTAGAAAATATTACCGGCATTCCAAAAGATCAATTAGTTGCTGCAGCAAGGATGTATGCTGAGGCAGAAAGTAGCTCGATCGTTTATTCGATGGGAATCACTCAACACACTACTGGAGTTGACAACGTCCTGTCTACCGCTAATCTGGCCATGCTCACTGGTAACATAGGTCGTCCGGGAACAGGGGTCAACCCACTACGAGGGCAATGTAATGTTCAGGGTGCCTGTGATATGGGGGCTTTACCCAATGTCTACCAGGGATACCAGAGCGTGGCTAATGAAAACATACGCGCGACTATGGAGAATGCTTGGCAGGCAAAATTACCCGAAAAACCAGGTCTAACAGTTCTTGAAATGATGAACCAAGCCGAGAAAGGCACTCTGAAAGCAATGTACATTATGGGGGAAAACCCGATGCTTTCTGATCCCAATCTTAACCATGTTAAGGAAGCATTAGAGAATTTAGATTTTCTAGTGGTACAGGACATTTTCCTTACGGAGACGGCTAAGATGGCCGACGTTGTACTCCCCGGAGTTTCCTTCGCTGAAAAAGACGGAACGTTTACTAATACCGGACGGAGAATTCAACGTCTTCGTAAGGCAATTCCTGAAGTCGGGCAGAGTAGACAAGATTGGGAGATTATCGAGGAGATTGGTTCTAGGTTGGGTTACTCAATGTCTTACCAGTCACCATCAGATATAATGGAGGAAATAGCTTCCGTTACCCCTTCTTATGGCGGTGTTCATTATGATCGTCTGGACGGTCAAGGCTTACAGTGGCCATGCCCCACTCGTGAGCATCCGGGAACACCAAATCTTCATAAAGACAAATTCACTCGAGGATTGGGGCACTTTACTCCTGTAGAATATCGACCCCCTGCAGAACTGCCAGACGAATGTTATCCATTCTTACTGAATACAGGTAGAATCCGCCCTCAATTCCATACCGGTTCTATGTCGCGACGGTCAAAGGGCTTAGCAGAGATTGCCCCGGAAGGTCTCCTTGAAATGAATCCGGCGGACGGGGAAAAACTGAATATAGCAGACATGGACTGGGTTAAGGTAAGTTCACGTCGGGGACATATGGAAACAAGAGTTAATATTACAGAGCGGGTACCTGAGGGAACAGTTTTCATGGCCTTTCATTTTGGCGAGTCAGCAGCCAATTTCCTAACCAACGATGCTGTTGATCCTGTAGCCAAGATCCCAGAATTTAAGGTGGCAGCTGTAAAAATAGAGAGGTTAGAGAAACAACTTCAAACAGTAAAAGGCAGCTAA
- the fdhD gene encoding formate dehydrogenase accessory sulfurtransferase FdhD — MREVEKLAVLRITEQGKAIVEDMVATEYNIDIFLNGNKIITLPCSPLNLDYLAVGHLFYRGLIHSKEEVRGIVCNEKKGFVKIETQKNVVDPSKHASTSGDVNKFSSDVKKLKIQSSINISPDKIFAMMEEFNQRSGYFKSTGCFHSAALYNTGGILIFTEDISRHNTIDKIFGECLLKDVITDNHLIFTSSRVFSDILIKVAQRNIPILVSKSAPTTLAIKLAKDLGVTLIGFVRGNSLNVYAGDYRVLSNGDCQDHSKS, encoded by the coding sequence TTGCGAGAAGTAGAAAAATTAGCCGTACTACGTATTACGGAACAAGGTAAAGCAATCGTTGAGGATATGGTTGCCACCGAATATAATATTGATATATTTCTCAATGGCAATAAGATAATCACTCTACCCTGTTCTCCTCTGAACCTAGACTACCTGGCCGTCGGGCATCTTTTTTATAGAGGTTTAATTCACAGTAAAGAGGAAGTAAGAGGAATAGTATGTAATGAAAAAAAAGGCTTTGTTAAAATAGAAACCCAGAAAAATGTAGTAGATCCTTCAAAACATGCTTCTACCTCTGGGGACGTTAATAAATTTTCATCCGACGTTAAAAAATTAAAGATACAAAGCTCCATCAATATTTCTCCTGATAAGATATTCGCTATGATGGAAGAATTTAACCAAAGGTCGGGATATTTCAAATCTACGGGATGCTTTCACAGCGCTGCGTTGTATAATACCGGAGGGATATTAATTTTTACCGAAGACATCAGCCGGCATAACACCATTGATAAGATATTCGGGGAATGCCTTTTAAAAGACGTGATAACAGATAATCATCTAATTTTCACCAGTTCAAGAGTCTTTTCCGATATATTAATAAAGGTGGCCCAAAGGAATATTCCTATACTTGTATCTAAGTCTGCTCCAACCACCTTAGCAATAAAGTTGGCTAAAGATTTAGGAGTGACCTTAATTGGTTTTGTTAGAGGGAATAGTCTGAACGTTTACGCCGGTGACTACAGAGTGTTATCAAATGGTGATTGTCAAGATCATTCGAAATCCTGA
- a CDS encoding molybdenum cofactor guanylyltransferase translates to MSKEFQTSGIVLTGGKSERMGCNKASLTIKNKSLLEHVISSIDSLCNEIIIVSSPLNNLQKPVLHSKVRIVNDIYPNKGPLAGIHAGLSASNSDLGLVVACDMPFLQRDLLRYMISISAEYDAVIPRIGNLTEPLHAIYNKSCLALIEELLNRGVRKISELFCLVKVRYLGEREIHQYDPRGVSFFNINTKKELELFITSTCDY, encoded by the coding sequence ATGTCAAAAGAGTTTCAGACAAGTGGTATTGTTCTAACCGGTGGGAAGAGTGAGCGTATGGGTTGTAACAAAGCATCCTTGACCATAAAAAATAAAAGCTTGCTGGAACACGTAATATCTTCAATTGATTCTTTGTGTAACGAAATTATTATAGTGTCGTCCCCTCTGAATAATCTCCAAAAGCCAGTCTTGCATTCAAAAGTGAGAATAGTGAATGACATATATCCCAATAAAGGTCCTTTAGCCGGAATTCATGCGGGACTATCAGCTTCTAACTCAGATCTTGGCTTGGTAGTCGCTTGCGATATGCCATTCCTGCAGCGTGATTTACTTCGTTACATGATAAGCATTTCTGCTGAATATGATGCGGTGATTCCACGTATAGGTAATCTTACAGAGCCATTGCATGCAATATACAATAAAAGTTGTTTAGCTCTTATCGAGGAGTTATTGAATAGAGGTGTCAGGAAAATAAGCGAGCTTTTCTGTTTGGTTAAGGTTAGATATTTAGGTGAGCGTGAGATTCATCAATATGATCCCAGGGGAGTTAGTTTTTTTAATATAAATACCAAAAAGGAATTAGAACTTTTTATTACCTCTACTTGTGACTATTAA
- a CDS encoding winged helix-turn-helix domain-containing protein, protein MRKGEWTFLTNHGRLFTYIAKHPKSTAQGIAQEAGLSIRAVQKIIGELEKGGYIIRHREGRCNRYAVNPEMPMRHPLERGHPVGDILLALGYRSQKEDS, encoded by the coding sequence ATGAGAAAAGGGGAATGGACATTCCTTACTAATCATGGGCGTCTGTTTACTTATATAGCAAAACATCCGAAAAGTACAGCCCAGGGGATTGCCCAAGAAGCTGGGCTAAGTATAAGGGCGGTGCAAAAAATCATAGGTGAATTAGAAAAAGGGGGTTACATAATCCGGCATAGAGAAGGCAGGTGTAATCGCTATGCAGTAAATCCAGAAATGCCAATGAGGCACCCATTAGAACGAGGACACCCTGTTGGAGATATACTTCTAGCTTTAGGATATCGATCACAAAAAGAGGACTCATAA
- a CDS encoding molybdopterin-dependent oxidoreductase: protein MNEITITVNGKQVKGKAGSTVLEICQANGIDIPTLCHLYGLSDVGACRMCVVEIERERRPVPSCTYPAREGLVVQTHTEKLEKYRRQILELIFTEHNHFCMFCEKSGDCELQKLGYQYQMDNVRYPYTFPSLSVDSLNQYITIDHNRCILCGRCIRACREIAAVNTLDFGQRGWKTTVVADLNQPLDESSCLNCGPCVQACPTGTIFNKINLYKGITDDCEQIETVCPDCGVGCELNVLVRDNNLVRIDAPDLTSPRGALCRMGRFELLEQTQSRITSPLVRSKDCEFEECSLDSAAQRISAGLKEAKASFAGMASTKLPSETLSLFHKFISGVIGSDSIDTPDGASYRIISEGIAKFTGNGKLDIECSIEEIPGADCIMVIGADPQKTNPVVGTLIRRAAGQGKAKLVVVHPSRDAFPLWTDLWLKPKAGSEAALLTGLAKVILDKGLAKSGKADAIKTSLNRCEVGEVTRTTGIDKETLEEAAEIYARAERGIIIYGENLVVSGGADAVATILNLASITANQVGNSLRVVSLKSGANSRGAWELGLAKGIKQDKPKGLYLLLSDDTVDEKLLNWLREIDFLVVQASYQSPVTAIADVVLPSPIWAEREGKYVDMGGRTLEIKQVLEPGEGVLQDKEILMAVSQTMGKELVLR from the coding sequence ATGAACGAGATAACAATAACAGTAAATGGTAAACAGGTTAAAGGAAAAGCAGGCAGCACCGTTCTTGAAATCTGTCAGGCTAATGGTATTGATATACCTACCCTCTGTCACCTCTACGGACTGAGTGATGTCGGTGCCTGCCGAATGTGCGTCGTAGAGATTGAAAGGGAGAGGAGGCCGGTTCCCTCCTGCACCTACCCGGCCCGGGAAGGACTGGTGGTACAGACCCACACCGAGAAGCTGGAGAAATACCGCCGCCAGATACTGGAGCTCATATTTACCGAGCACAACCACTTCTGCATGTTCTGCGAAAAGAGCGGGGACTGCGAGCTGCAAAAGCTGGGCTATCAATACCAGATGGACAACGTACGCTACCCCTACACCTTCCCCTCTCTATCGGTAGATTCGCTGAATCAATACATCACAATCGACCACAACCGCTGTATTCTCTGCGGCCGGTGTATCCGGGCCTGCCGTGAAATAGCGGCAGTAAACACTCTGGACTTCGGCCAGCGGGGCTGGAAGACCACGGTGGTGGCCGATTTGAACCAGCCGCTGGATGAATCATCCTGTCTCAACTGCGGGCCTTGCGTTCAAGCCTGTCCTACCGGCACCATCTTTAATAAGATCAATCTCTACAAAGGCATAACCGACGACTGTGAACAGATCGAGACCGTTTGTCCTGACTGCGGGGTAGGCTGTGAGCTGAATGTACTGGTAAGAGATAACAACCTAGTCAGGATCGATGCTCCCGATTTGACCAGTCCGAGAGGGGCCCTGTGTCGAATGGGACGTTTTGAACTGCTTGAACAAACACAGTCCAGAATTACCTCACCGCTGGTACGGAGCAAGGATTGTGAGTTCGAAGAGTGCAGCCTGGACAGTGCGGCGCAACGAATTAGCGCGGGGCTGAAAGAGGCGAAGGCGAGCTTCGCCGGTATGGCATCCACCAAACTTCCCAGTGAGACGCTCTCTTTGTTCCACAAGTTTATTTCAGGGGTAATCGGCAGTGACTCAATTGATACCCCGGATGGAGCCAGCTACCGCATAATCAGCGAGGGCATCGCTAAGTTTACCGGCAACGGTAAGCTGGATATCGAGTGTTCTATCGAGGAGATACCGGGAGCGGATTGTATTATGGTAATCGGAGCCGATCCCCAGAAGACTAATCCTGTAGTCGGCACTCTCATCCGCCGTGCCGCCGGTCAGGGTAAAGCAAAACTGGTAGTGGTACACCCGTCCAGGGATGCTTTCCCTCTCTGGACCGACCTCTGGTTAAAGCCGAAGGCAGGCAGTGAAGCAGCTCTGCTCACCGGGCTGGCCAAGGTCATTCTCGATAAAGGCCTGGCTAAATCAGGAAAGGCTGATGCGATTAAGACTTCTCTCAACCGGTGCGAGGTAGGCGAGGTTACCCGGACCACCGGTATAGATAAGGAGACTCTGGAGGAAGCAGCGGAGATATACGCACGGGCCGAGCGCGGTATCATCATCTACGGAGAAAACCTTGTTGTGAGCGGCGGTGCTGATGCGGTTGCCACTATTCTCAACTTGGCCAGTATCACGGCGAACCAGGTGGGCAACAGCTTAAGAGTTGTTTCTCTGAAATCCGGTGCCAACAGCCGCGGCGCCTGGGAATTAGGATTAGCCAAGGGTATCAAGCAGGATAAGCCGAAGGGCCTCTATCTCCTGCTTTCCGATGATACGGTAGATGAGAAACTGCTTAACTGGCTCCGGGAGATCGACTTTCTGGTGGTCCAGGCAAGCTATCAATCACCGGTTACCGCTATCGCCGATGTGGTACTACCATCACCGATATGGGCGGAGCGAGAAGGTAAATATGTTGATATGGGCGGACGTACACTGGAAATCAAGCAGGTATTAGAACCCGGAGAAGGTGTACTTCAGGATAAAGAAATACTGATGGCAGTTTCTCAAACAATGGGAAAAGAGTTGGTATTACGCTAG